Part of the Molothrus aeneus isolate 106 chromosome 8, BPBGC_Maene_1.0, whole genome shotgun sequence genome is shown below.
GGGTCTCATTAATCTGGTTTTGTGCTCTATGATTAATGACAGGGCTCTGCTTTTCCTACAACCCCAGCCTGGTCTGGGATCTGCAGGCCcatccagggacaccttgcagtgtcccagggtgctcccagccctgtcctgagcAATCCCAGTGGTTTTATTCCAGTGTTCCATGCACGTGTTTAACTGTGGGAGGGGAGAGCTGCACTAAGCACCTCTGTAATTACAGATTTACAGTGATTAAAAGTGTGGGGGGATACCAGCATCAGTTCTGAGAGACAACCGAAGGAAATGCTGTTAAATGATGGTCCTGGGAAAAAGGAACAGAATTTCTTCCAGACTTGCTGTAGGACTTCCACTTTCCCTGCTGGAATTGTCCTTCAGCTGGATTGCTTTGTAGGGACATTGCAGAAGGAATTCATGTGCCCAAAGGAAAGTGGCTTCAGGAACAAACACGGTATTTTaaggttatttaaaaaaacccaccagtaATTTTCTCATTGCCTTTGTCACAGAACATAATTCAGTTTTCTCTCTAAAGGAATTGATGATTTTATCCATGTTCTTGGACCCAAGATAATTCTGATAACTCTTGCTCTGCTTCCTTTGGAAACAGCATTTATAATTACATGTTAATTTAATAGCATTTCCTGTTTCAGAAAATTAACATTTCTTGCATTAAGTCATCAGTAAGTTTGTGTTGTAGAATGAGTGTAAATCTTGATATTTAAGGAGAAAATTGTGGATTTGTCATAACCTTTTTGTCCCTGCCCTGTTTAATAgtggagctttttttttaaccttgacTGAACACAGGGAACACTTTTTGTTTGGAGTTACTTAAGTGCTTCGTTTTGCcaactctttattttttatctctctTAATGTTTTCAagtactctttttttttttaagtgaaattgAAGTGCTCAGTGAGCAGTTTGGTTGCAAAATCTGAATTGTTTTgtgaatgaattttaaaaaaatcaaacaaccGAAACGATACCCTTAGTGcaattgaatttaaaatatgttcttcctgaagataaaaatgaatatattgCAGCTGGATGTTGGTAAGGAAGGAGCAGGCTCTGGTGGGATAAGGATGAAATAATCCTGCGGTGATTTGCCCTGAGGCCCATCCCTGTGGCCAGGTGTgtcctgctgtgggcacagacTTAAACTGAGGACTTAGGGGGCAAAGAAAAGttgttctgttgtttttctgcCGGAATTTTCTAGAGTTTCACTGAAAAATCGAGTTTGTGAAAGCATCCAGGGTGTCTGACCAGGTCACAGGAACTGCTCCAGCAGGGATCTTGTGCTGCCCACGCAGCTGCTACAATTTACAATGAATTTCCATTATTTAGGGATAAAAGGCATGAagtggctgctgtgggatgggtgACTtgatttctctatttttctagGTAAATTAGTACTAGTACATTGTATCTTTAATTCCTTATTCCCATTctctgggaatgcagagggTTTGACCTCTGCAAAGATGGAGAATGGAGTTGAAAATTCCAATGTCTTGTCACTGCTGCCGTCCCAGGTGTTTAAGCCCATGGGAGCTGGTACCCAGTGGGATGGGATTTCTGCTCACACCTTTAAATGCTGTGTAGAACCAATCCCAAACATCCCAGCAAACCTGCAATAAGAAGTTGGAGCTAAtgcaagcagaaaaataacattGCAGTGTGACAGGCTTTGTACTGCATggcctcagcactgctgcctgggCTCGGAATGGTCCCTGGGAAAGGAAACTCCTGACTGTGCTTTAAAGGGTTTTGTTATCTcaggtgatgcctcaggtttggcttttctattttcccattctgtgctgctttagtgtgtgggtctgggcacacatcaggggatgctgagctctgtgcacagagcagggacacaaaacaattcctgctccagctgggcaccaaggacaaatgatccaaatctcagccccagagcacaaaccccgtgggctggagagagaaaaacaagcagggtgggactgcaggggctaaagctggaatgggacaatgaactgcaaggtgcaaatggagcagaactgatcccagggacagagcccgtgcccggccgtgcattttggggccattttggttcatcttgggtgcagccctggctgggctctggtgctgcccaaggtggatccatggaggggATGCTgtgaatgaatccctgctttattctggagctctgtccagcctctctCTAGGGCAGCAGGTGGTGGGGATTGATGGGTTTTcatggagtgcccatccctggagggggcactctgggctctggggacaAGGTGGCTGTCGGGGCCCTGGATGGTGATTCTGGAGGCCTCTCCCAGGCTCAGGGGTTCCGTGGTCCAGGTGTGTTGTTggcagctgtccccagcagtgctgtttcTCCCCAGGTCCCTGGTGGTGGTGCACTTCTGGGCGCCATGGGCTCCGCAGTGCGCGCAGATGAACGAGGTGATGGCGGCGCTGGCACGGGAGCACAGCCAGGTCACCTTCGtgcaggtgagcacagggacagccctggggcagggaaatGTTCCACAGCAGGGGCAGCTTCCTCTTGGGCTGCCTCTGGGGCCTCACATTTCCAATGCCCCTCTCACATCTGGtgtcccagaggtgctgctgctgtcagggatGGCTCAGATTGGGAATCCTGGAATGccttgggtgggaagggaccccaaagcccatccagtgttATCCtagaggtgctgctgctgttaggGATGGCTCAGACTGGGAATCCTGGAATGccttgggtgggaagggaccccaaagcccatccagtgttatcccaaagtgctgctgctgtcagggatGCTCAGACTGGGAATCCTGGAATGccttgggtgggaagggaccccaaagcccatccagtgttATCCtagaggtgctgctgctgtcagggatGCTCAGACTGGGAATCCTGGAATGccttgggtgggaagggaccccaaagcccacccagtgccacccctgccaaggcagggacacctcccactgtcccagggtgtccagccctggggatgtTCCTGGTTAAGGGATCTCAGGGTTCCCAGAGGATTCCTGTGGCACTGAAATGACACTTCAGGAAAGTGAGCTcactctctgcagggctgtcaCTCTGCTCTGTGAGACCCTCTGCACATCCCCtgggatccaggggaaggaggaaggaattCCCTTCACGTGCTGTTGATTTTAAACCAAATTTCTCTGGTTAATGAGACACTTGTGGGATGAtgagggcagggagcagtggagcagccagctgtgtgtgagtattttaatgtgatttttacaGCCTTTAGGATGTGtgtatgggtttttttaatgattccTCTCAGTTGGTATTTGTAAAACAGgtcagaattattttaatggTATTTTATGACTTAGAGCTCCAAAAGACTAATTTTCGACATACTGCAAATTCAAGATGCTTACATTTATCTAAAGTTTAGTAGCTTTTACTCAGCCCAACAAAGTCTGCAATCTCTCAATTGCCTTTTTATTATTCCTATATCATTTATTTATGACCTTTATTATTCAGctgtaatttatattttaataacaaGGTTCCAAAGTCATCCAGGGCTGTGAAACCAAGGTGGTGGCACATCCTTTCCCCAGCTTCCCTCCTCCCAGCAATTTTAATATTACTGGTGTTCTTGCTCAGAGAAAATAAGCTGATGAAAATTCTTGGGTGAATTTTACTGATACATTTTGGAGGGAGGAGCTCCTCCAGAGGAATATATTTGATTTTGGCAGTCCTTGGTGGGATTTTTGTGTTCCAGAATATCCAGCCTGCCTTTGAATTGGCAAGCACCTGTTACCTCCCGAGATGTTTGGTTGAAATGAATGTGTTCATATCCCAGAGTGCTCACAAACAACATTTTGGGAAGCTGTGTCAATGAGAGCAAGTTCCTGAAATATGAAATGAAATCTGTTCTGTGTTATATGGAAGAGAAATATCCAGCAGGAAATTTtgctgggaaagaaaatgagtATTAGACATGGAAGTCATCATTTGCCCCTGGAAAAAGAATCAATAATTGGAATTACCTATTCTCTTTCAATTAGGTACAAGCTTTCAGTTCAATTTCAGTTGGATGTAAGCTTTCCTTTTCTAGCTGTAGTTTTCCAGTTGGTTCTCCTGGAGTGGTGATTtccaggaggaggctggggcTCACTTCTGATGCTCCTGCTTTGCCTCTCTAATTAGTGGGTTCATTAGGAGCCCGTGTAGCTGGAGCAGCTCAAAATCTGAGCCAGTGAAGATAAATTTTCATAGCAAATGCCTCTGTGATGGAAGTGGGAGCAGTgatcccaggctgggcactcagcagcctggcaggagttAAAAATCAAGTTCAAAATCACCCtcagctgaaggagcagctccttttcccctcctaaTTTGCAGGGGGCTGCAGATGGCAGGGGGGATGCAGAGCCCCCCAAAGGGGCACAAAAGCACCTCTGTGGTGGTGACATCACCGGGGCCAGTGATTTATGGCTTCCAATAtagcaggagctgcacagcatTGAGAATTTACTGGGTCAGGAGTGCACCAAAAATTTTATTCGCAGCCTCCGGGTGTCTTTTGAAATgtgcaacaaaataaaaacctctgaaCCTGTTCTGACACCGTGGAGGTTCAGCGGGTGCCATGCAGCCCGGAGAGTCTCATTTAAATGCAAATGTCTCCCAGACTTCAGCAGCAGATCCTGCTTAAATGTATAAAATGCCAGGGAGAACATTCCAGGATTGACACTTGCAGTGAAACTTTAAAGAAGATTATGAAAATAatccagttcttttttttttttttggtttggtttttagctGGAAGCTGAGGCTGTGCCTGAAGTGTCTGAAAAATATGGAATTAGTTCTGTTCCAACGTTCTTGTTCTTTAAGGTAAGAGGAAATGGATTTAAGAGGAGATGAATTTAAGAAAAGTGGATTTAAGAGAAAATAGAATCCATGTGGACTCTTAATACTTATACTTTTGTAATACTCTACCAGAACCTGAGGAGCTTTCTCAGTGAGGAGACACCTCTGTAACTGATTGAATTCTATGCAGTGGAACCTAGAAATGGAAATAGACATGGTTTTTGCACTTTGTGTGGAATAGTTCAGGGCTTCCTTAAGTGCTTCGGGACTCATGCatagtttttatttcacttGTTGTACTTGGGTCAAAAAATTTACAGCAACATTTCTTTGTGTTGTAGCGGGGGAAAAGACCCAAGTAAATATGgtaaaaacagaaataacaatTCTGTTTGGGTGCTATTTGCCTGTGATGGTAAAATGGataatattttatgaaataagTATTTCAAGAGGCAAACTTGGTGCTGTTACTGAGGCCTTGCAGTGGCTGCccagaacagaggctagacaagGTTGAGAGGATAAAGTGggtatttattaaaggccttcCATAGGTGCACCTTGGGCACTCAGAGCCTCCCAGATGCTACACCCAGGATGGGCCATGGTCATGGGTTTGTCAGGCAGATGTGAGTTTGGGCTATTTACATAGCAGGGGTTCATCCTCCAGTTCAGCTTCAGGTGATGAAGTTATTCACCCCCAGTTTGCTCCTCCCAATTCACTTTAGTTTATTCTTTTCAGGACCTGAGGCTGTAGGGTGTCCTGAGTTTCAGGCCTGGAGGGATTGTTTAgtctgaccaaaatgtgaaGACACTTAATTCACTTTGTATGGAGTTCAGAGTTAGGCACTAATGCAGCACAggatctgaaaaacagaaaagctgaaatcccTGAGGCATCATTACTGCCAGAAAGGCACgagcctggcagtgcagctcctccttggaaagccaggcctggctggctggctttgctgtgcttgagcccaggctgggctgaaggCTGTGAGTGCTGTGCTTGAGCCCAGCCTAGACTGAAGGCTTTGAGTGCTGTGCTTGAGCCCAGGCTGGACTGAAGGCTGTGAGTGCTGTGCTTGAGCCTAGGCTGGGCTGAAGGCTGTGAGTGCTGGGCTTGAGCCTAGGCTGGGCTGAAGGCTGTGAGTGCTGTGCTTGAGCCCAGCCTAGACTGAAGGCTGTGAGTGCTGGGCTTTAGCCCAGCCTAGACTGAAGGCTGTGAGTGCTGTGCTTGAGCCTGGGCTGGACTGAAGGCTGTGAGTGCTGTGCTTGAGCCTGGGCTGGACTGAAGGCTGTGAGTGCTGTGCTTGAGCCTGGGCTGGACTGAAGGCTGTGAGTGCTGGGCTTGAGCCCAGCCTAGACTGAAGGCTGTGCTTTATCCCATGTGTCCTGCAGTCTGTGTATGCTGTGTCTATGCCTGTTCTGAGGgcagtgtgtgctgtgtttATCCCCCTGTTCTGAGGCACTCTGTGCTGTGTCTCTGCCTGTTCTGAGGCACTCtatgctgtgtctgtgcctgttCTGAGGCACTCTGTGCTGTGTCTATGTCTGTTCTGAGGCACTCTATGCTGTGTCTATGCCTGTTCTGAGGcactctgtgctgtgtctgtgcctgttCTGAGGcactctgtgctgtgtctgtgcctgttCTGAGGCACTCtatgctgtgtctgtgcctgttCTGAGGCACTCTGTGCTGTGTCTATGCCTGTTCTGAGGCACTCTGTGCTGTATCTATGCCTGTTCTGAGGcactctgtgctgtgtctgtgcctgttCTGAGGCACTCTATGCTGTGTCCATGCCTGTTCTGAGGCACTCTGTGCTGTATCTATGCCTGTTCTGAGGCAGTCTATGCTGTGTCTATGTCTGTTCTGAGGcactctgtgctgtgtctgtgcctgttCTGAGGCACTCTGTGCTGTGTCTCTGCCTGTTCTGAGGCACTCtatgctgtgtctgtgcctgttCTGAGGCACTCTGTGCTGTGTCTATGCCTGTTCTGAGGCACTCTGTGCTGTGTCTATGCCTGTTCTGGGGCAGTGTGTGCTGTGTCTATGCCTGTTCTGAGGCACTCtatgctgtgtctgtgcctgttCTGAGGcactctgtgctgtgtctgtgcctgttCTGAGGCACTCtatgctgtgtctgtgcctgttCTGAGGCACTCTGTGCTGTGTCTCTGCCTGTTCTGAGGCACTCTGTGCTGTGTCTATGCCTGTTCTGGGGCAGTGTGTGCTGTGTCTATGCCTGTTCTGCACTCTGTGTGTTATTTcctgcagaattcccagaatgTGGACCGCCTGGACGGCGCTCACGCCCCGGAGCTGACGCAGAAGGTTCAGCGGCACGCGGCGGGCACGGCGGGCACGGCCGGCCCCGGGggcgctgcccctgcccaggagcagctgcacgCCCGCCTCAGGGGCCTCATCAACGCTGCCCCCTGCATGCTCTTCATGAAGGGCTCTCCCAAGGAGCCCCGCTGCGGTGAGCCAGCCTGCCTGCTGGgcctccctggcacagagcGCTGTGGTGTGCCCCAccgtgccaggctggggccAGCGCAGCCCTGAGCCAGGGTGGGGCCAGCACGGCCCTGAGCCAGGGTGGGGCCAGCACGGCCCTGAGCCAGGGTggggccagcactgccctgagccggggtgggcacagccctgagccacaGTGGGGCCAGCGCAGCCCTGagccagggtgggcacagcccagctgtgagcCAGGATGAGCCCAGCTGTGGGCCAGCTGTGAGCCCAGCTGtgggccaggctgagcccagctgtgAGCCAGGGTGAGCCCAGCTGTGGGCCAGCTgtgagcccagctgtgctgagatCCCAGGGGGTTCCACTGCAGGCTTCAGCAGGCAGATGGTGGAGATCCTGCAGAAGCACGGCGTGGCCTTCAGCAGCTTTGACATCTTCTCTGACGAGGAGGTGCGCCAGGGGCTCAAAGCCTTCTCCAACTGGCCAACATACCCCCAGCTCTACGTCAAGGGCGAGCTCATCGGGGGCCTGGACATCGTCAAGGTGATGCCACGccatttccctcctctctggCTTGCCTGAAATGTCCTTGTCTTGCTTCTTCCACctcatgtttgcttttttccctaatttcccCAGGAGCTCGAGGCGTCAGGAGAGCTGGACACAATCTGCCCAAAGGGCCAGAAGCTGGAGGACAGGTGGGGGAGTTATAAcaatttttgaggtttttttctatgCTTATACAGGGGAAACCCTCTGTGAATTTCTGCTTTATCAGAAGTGCCTCAAGAATTCATTTACTTGCAGAATTCTTGCAGTTTTTCAATGTCTTTTGGGGTTTGTACATTTAAGTCCAAGAATCTTGTATTTGTGGTTTAATTTCTGCTTGTTGCAAGAAtctatttacatatatatatatatatatatatatatatatgtagatatatatatatctatttatgcatttatatatctatatctatttatatatctgtatttatctatatatttataaatatgcctttctatatttctatatctatgtgtatatttataaatatatatctatatttccatatttttctttattaaaatagaTATATCTActtatatgtttatatatctGTATCTGTAGGtggatatatagatatagattcATTCTTGTCTCTCTTTagcaatttattatttaaaaataactgggAAAATCATCTTTTTAAGCTTTTTCCAGCTTTATTTGCAACAGATTTCCAACTCTGGTGTCACTGGAAGGAATCCCTGCCTGGTTCTTCTCCCTGCTCAGTGCAgtgcagaaataatttaataaatccCATGTAAAAATGGAGATAAGAAATAAACCCATCGTTCTAAATTCTAGGGATTTATTCATTCCTTCCAAATTTATCCCAAGCCTTGGGTTGCTTTACTTTGAAATTGTTTCACTGAGCTCACAAACCCCAATTAATGCTTTTAGCAGAGATTAAATTGGAGATAAAGATGAGATGGGCTCATCTTTAAAAACTTACTGTTGGTGGCctttaaaaacttattttttaaagccttttagCCCCTACCTCTGCTTTTTAAGGAGTTTGTTAAGAAATTCAACATTTTTTGGTCAGTTCTTGACGAAGTTTGCAAATTGCACAAGCAGCAACCCCAtttacacagattttttttgcacAAACTTTTGAGGGAAAGAAGGGAATGGGAAATGTCCTGTGTCTCCCGGAGGGTTTTAAAGTTCCCCTAAAGTTTTTTTTGGGTTAAAGTTGTCCATGAGATGTGTTTgtaaggagcagcagcacctctggggagGTTTTAGTGCCGTTTCTCTCCATGGGAGATGGGTTCCTGCTGGGAGTGCgttcccagcccagggtggaATCCTTGGAGGTTGATCAGTTGGAGTTTTCATTCCcaattctgcattttgtttggGCTGATAACCAAGGTATTTTATGTCTTTTTGTAGGCTTAAATCCTTGATAAACAAAGCTCCTGTGATGCTCTTCATGAAGGGAAACAAACAGGTAACATGGAATGTTCCAGAAAattgtgaattttattttgttcttccttAATTCAAATCAGTGTAGCTGCAAAAgttatttatctttttattttgtgcttcTATAAACCATAAAAAAGCCCCTGCTTTTTGTTATTGCTAAATATTATCTATTAGATATTTCTATTAATATCAATTAATAGAAATATTAATAGAAATATCTGATGCTTAGATATTATAATAGATATATCTAATATCTTGGATATCTTATAGATATCTATAATATCTGTTAATATCTAAAAATTGCTGGGTGTTCATTGTCTTCATGTCAAGAGTTTGCAGTGGATAcgaattattaattaattataattccaattataattaatttaattatagTTTAAGTATAATTCcaattataattaatttaattatagtttaattataattaaattaattctaaTGAGAATAAGTATGACAA
Proteins encoded:
- the GLRX3 gene encoding glutaredoxin-3 produces the protein MAGAVAAAGSVEQFQKLLQRPDRSLVVVHFWAPWAPQCAQMNEVMAALAREHSQVTFVQLEAEAVPEVSEKYGISSVPTFLFFKNSQNVDRLDGAHAPELTQKVQRHAAGTAGTAGPGGAAPAQEQLHARLRGLINAAPCMLFMKGSPKEPRCGFSRQMVEILQKHGVAFSSFDIFSDEEVRQGLKAFSNWPTYPQLYVKGELIGGLDIVKELEASGELDTICPKGQKLEDRLKSLINKAPVMLFMKGNKQMAKCGFSKQIIEIMNNTGVDYETFDILEDEEVRQGLKSFSNWPTYPQLYVKGELVGGLDIVKELKESGELLPVLKGEN